In one Pseudomonadales bacterium genomic region, the following are encoded:
- a CDS encoding cytochrome c3 family protein — translation MTITMPLGEADYMQNQIRMFVWSLGLGLSSWLAISVQAADAPCAACHAQAAQSLASMPHGKLGVACAGCHGDGAAHLAAPSAATIRTFSTEPPAEQDAVCAGCHAKAHTTERNAHTAAGITCASCHGIHAQKKSPLDDGAVLPVDLQGLTPGSSLCFECHQETFTQFAFNERHRLAEGSVACTSCHDPHNPRLGMELGGFKQSVCSDCHADMEGPFVFEHAASRVDGCGACHDPHGSPNRHMLSIQQVGALCYSCHAEVPQFHAGFSPTAPPRFDESTVCTNCHVTIHGSNLDRLFLR, via the coding sequence ATGACGATCACTATGCCGCTGGGCGAGGCTGATTACATGCAGAATCAGATCAGAATGTTTGTGTGGAGCCTCGGTCTCGGCCTGTCGTCGTGGCTGGCGATCTCCGTACAGGCAGCCGACGCACCCTGCGCCGCCTGCCATGCCCAGGCCGCACAGTCGCTGGCATCCATGCCTCATGGCAAGCTGGGCGTTGCCTGCGCAGGCTGTCATGGCGATGGCGCCGCACACCTTGCCGCACCCAGCGCGGCAACGATCCGGACCTTCAGCACCGAACCCCCGGCAGAGCAGGACGCCGTCTGCGCTGGCTGTCATGCAAAGGCCCACACGACGGAGCGCAACGCGCACACAGCCGCCGGAATCACCTGCGCGAGCTGTCATGGCATACACGCTCAAAAAAAAAGTCCGCTAGATGACGGGGCGGTACTGCCGGTAGATCTGCAGGGCCTGACGCCCGGCTCGAGTCTGTGCTTCGAGTGTCACCAGGAAACTTTTACCCAGTTCGCATTCAACGAGCGACACCGTCTGGCGGAAGGTTCTGTAGCCTGCACGTCCTGCCACGATCCGCACAATCCCCGTCTGGGCATGGAGCTGGGCGGCTTTAAACAGTCTGTATGCAGCGATTGCCACGCCGATATGGAAGGGCCTTTCGTATTCGAACATGCTGCTTCCCGGGTCGATGGCTGTGGTGCCTGCCACGATCCTCACGGCAGTCCGAACCGTCACATGCTCAGCATCCAGCAGGTTGGCGCCCTGTGTTACAGCTGTCACGCGGAGGTACCCCAGTTCCACGCGGGATTTTCTCCCACCGCCCCGCCACGATTCGATGAGAGCACGGTCTGTACCAACTGCCATGTAACCATTCACGGCTCGAACCTGGATCGCCTCTTCCTGCGCTGA
- a CDS encoding sulfatase, with translation MRILYIDIDTLRPDHLGCYGYHRATSPNIDALAQKSAVFNNVHASDVPCLPSRTALLTGRFGIHNGVVNHGGTDADPVIDGAGREFWSRLQIDSFPSRLKRAGLKTTSISSFAQRHSAFHWYAGFDEAYNVGKYGLETADEVFAIASDWLQREGGRDNWFLHVHMWDPHTPYRAPASYGDPFTDDPLPEWLTEQVRQTHWAGCGPHSSRECNGFAPKQKLRARFPRQPQEAPDMAAVRQMFDGYDTGVLMADDYVGRILNLLADLGVEEETVVMLSSDHGETLGELNVYGDHQTADQITTRVPLILHWPGKVPVGRFEALHYQVDVSATLLDLLGQEVPDSWDGRSFAKALETGTDGGRDTLVLSQAAWACQRGVRFDDWLYLNTRHDAFHLYPDHMLFNLRTDPHQQQDLAEQETDQLTHGQTLLAGWLAENIAGAARGRDPHDNVMKEGGPYHVRGQLPEYLKRLRATDRGDLAERLEAKWPQ, from the coding sequence ATGCGCATCCTCTATATCGACATCGACACGCTGCGCCCCGACCACCTGGGCTGCTACGGGTATCACCGTGCCACGAGCCCGAATATCGATGCGCTCGCTCAGAAAAGCGCCGTGTTCAACAACGTTCATGCGTCGGATGTGCCCTGTCTGCCAAGCCGGACCGCCTTACTTACCGGAAGATTTGGTATCCACAACGGGGTCGTCAACCACGGCGGCACCGATGCCGATCCAGTGATTGACGGCGCCGGACGGGAATTCTGGTCCAGGCTGCAGATCGACAGTTTCCCCTCGCGCCTGAAACGCGCCGGTCTGAAAACCACCAGCATCAGTTCCTTCGCCCAGCGCCATTCCGCCTTCCACTGGTACGCGGGCTTCGACGAGGCCTACAACGTCGGCAAGTACGGACTGGAAACCGCGGATGAGGTCTTCGCGATCGCCTCGGACTGGCTCCAGCGCGAGGGTGGCCGGGACAACTGGTTTCTCCACGTGCACATGTGGGATCCGCACACGCCCTATCGCGCTCCGGCCTCCTATGGAGACCCTTTCACCGACGATCCCCTGCCCGAATGGCTGACCGAGCAGGTCCGACAAACCCACTGGGCCGGTTGCGGACCCCACTCCTCCCGGGAGTGTAATGGCTTCGCGCCGAAACAGAAGCTGCGCGCCCGGTTCCCGAGGCAACCCCAGGAAGCACCGGACATGGCGGCGGTTCGGCAGATGTTCGATGGCTACGACACCGGCGTACTGATGGCCGACGACTATGTGGGCCGGATCCTGAACCTTCTGGCCGATCTGGGCGTGGAGGAAGAGACCGTTGTCATGCTGAGTTCAGACCACGGCGAAACCCTTGGTGAACTGAACGTATACGGCGACCATCAGACCGCGGATCAGATCACCACACGGGTGCCGCTGATCCTGCACTGGCCGGGAAAGGTACCGGTGGGCCGATTCGAAGCGCTGCACTATCAGGTGGATGTTTCCGCCACTCTCCTCGACCTGCTCGGCCAGGAGGTACCCGATTCCTGGGACGGCCGGAGCTTCGCGAAAGCACTCGAGACGGGTACAGACGGGGGTCGTGACACGCTGGTGCTGTCACAGGCGGCCTGGGCCTGCCAGCGTGGTGTGCGCTTCGACGACTGGCTCTACCTGAATACCCGTCACGATGCCTTCCACCTGTATCCGGACCACATGCTCTTCAATCTGCGTACCGACCCGCATCAGCAGCAGGATCTCGCGGAGCAGGAGACAGATCAGCTCACACACGGACAGACACTGCTCGCCGGGTGGCTGGCGGAAAACATCGCCGGTGCAGCGAGAGGGCGCGATCCCCATGATAATGTCATGAAAGAAGGTGGCCCTTATCATGTGCGCGGCCAGTTACCCGAATACCTGAAACGCCTGCGAGCAACCGACCGGGGCGATCTCGCCGAGCGTCTGGAGGCAAAGTGGCCACAGTAG
- a CDS encoding Coq4 family protein → MNTEQLIATLRPLAVRPTEQSLRSAVAAAQNSSETGQQAVCGAMIWTAFAAPAATAAVYDVLTSAWLGTEHASPGSGDGLDAPEAPLTHSFWREFANAVADAEQGYDAASITARVAALGGAVDARFHELAEQAARQHPGVTDAAQREIPPLLKLTDLARCPEGSLAADLYHMLVNNGYDAEVLDREAIGLANLPPALGYTNTRILQMHDIWHLVAGYQTTSLHEIAISAFQLAQFGHNYSAMFLATVATISQSRAATGFSLLLQNICEAWLHGRNTPSFMDIPWEKEWRQPVSELRARHGIEPFKGSFPADLLEQLKAAAA, encoded by the coding sequence ATGAACACAGAACAGCTCATCGCCACTCTGCGCCCCCTGGCAGTCCGCCCCACAGAGCAGAGTCTGCGATCCGCCGTTGCCGCCGCGCAGAACAGCTCCGAAACAGGGCAGCAGGCGGTCTGCGGCGCAATGATCTGGACAGCGTTTGCCGCACCCGCCGCAACCGCTGCCGTTTATGACGTGCTGACCAGCGCCTGGCTGGGCACTGAACATGCGAGCCCCGGGTCGGGAGACGGCCTCGACGCTCCGGAGGCCCCACTCACCCACAGCTTCTGGCGGGAATTCGCCAACGCAGTCGCAGATGCCGAGCAGGGTTACGACGCAGCCTCCATCACCGCCCGGGTCGCCGCTCTGGGAGGGGCAGTGGATGCACGGTTTCACGAGCTCGCCGAGCAGGCGGCGAGACAGCATCCCGGTGTGACCGATGCCGCGCAGCGTGAAATCCCGCCCCTGCTCAAGCTCACCGATCTGGCCCGCTGCCCGGAAGGCAGCCTCGCCGCCGATCTCTATCACATGCTGGTGAACAACGGCTACGACGCGGAGGTGCTGGACCGGGAAGCCATCGGCCTGGCCAATCTGCCTCCGGCACTGGGCTACACGAACACACGCATTCTGCAGATGCATGACATCTGGCATCTGGTTGCCGGTTATCAGACAACGTCACTGCACGAGATCGCCATTTCTGCATTTCAACTGGCGCAGTTCGGACACAACTACTCTGCGATGTTTCTGGCAACCGTGGCCACTATCAGTCAGTCCCGCGCAGCCACCGGTTTCAGCCTGCTTCTGCAGAATATCTGCGAAGCCTGGCTGCACGGCCGCAACACACCTTCCTTCATGGATATCCCATGGGAAAAGGAATGGCGACAACCCGTCAGCGAACTGCGCGCACGCCATGGGATAGAGCCCTTCAAAGGCAGTTTCCCCGCCGATCTGCTGGAGCAGTTGAAAGCAGCCGCTGCCTGA
- a CDS encoding GFA family protein, with the protein MAITGQCLCGEIRYQIENPPAVTGVCHCKNCQRQAGSAFSTLAGVPKTEFTLTAGRPRLYEDSATTSGNTVQRFFCGTCGSPIYSAVPGQPDVVYLKTGTLDDTSTFKPQFQVWCDSKQNWVTLVPGVPALAQQG; encoded by the coding sequence ATGGCAATCACAGGCCAATGTCTTTGCGGCGAGATCAGGTACCAGATCGAGAATCCGCCCGCCGTAACCGGTGTGTGCCACTGTAAGAACTGCCAGCGACAGGCCGGATCAGCGTTTTCCACCCTGGCCGGTGTACCGAAGACGGAGTTCACACTCACCGCAGGGAGACCCAGGCTCTACGAGGACTCAGCCACCACGAGCGGCAACACCGTGCAGCGTTTTTTCTGCGGCACCTGCGGCTCGCCCATCTACTCCGCCGTTCCCGGACAGCCCGACGTTGTGTATCTGAAGACCGGCACCCTCGATGACACCAGTACCTTCAAACCCCAGTTCCAGGTCTGGTGCGACAGCAAACAGAACTGGGTAACCCTCGTGCCCGGTGTCCCCGCGCTCGCTCAGCAGGGTTAG
- a CDS encoding Glu/Leu/Phe/Val dehydrogenase, translated as MTTEFQFTDDLGPEKVIELYEPSVGLRAILVVDNVAAGPAIGGVRMAVDVDARECFRLARAMTLKNAMAGLAHGGGKSVIAADPSMPHEDKTRLLRAFARAIADVHDYIPGPDMGTNEVSMAQVKSVIGRAVGLPREIGGIPLDEIGATGLGLAAAVEAARPFCDLDMAGARVVVQGFGSVGQHAARFLQHSGARLVAVSDSGGARICETGFDIEKLIELKVAGKSVASSDQGSTLAADELLAVPCEIWIPAARPDVITEENAARIDAKIVAQGANIPATEGAEKILAERGILVLPDFVANAGGVICAAVEYHGGSEAQALETIRQRIGTNTTQILKRMAEQGGLPREAALAIARERVLRAMSFRT; from the coding sequence GTGACAACCGAATTCCAGTTTACGGATGATCTGGGCCCCGAGAAGGTCATCGAACTCTATGAACCGTCTGTGGGTCTGCGTGCCATTCTCGTAGTGGACAATGTTGCCGCGGGTCCCGCCATCGGCGGTGTGCGTATGGCGGTGGATGTGGATGCGCGGGAGTGCTTCCGGCTGGCGCGTGCCATGACACTGAAGAACGCCATGGCAGGACTCGCCCATGGTGGCGGCAAGTCCGTGATCGCCGCGGACCCCTCGATGCCCCACGAGGACAAGACGCGGCTCCTGCGGGCGTTCGCCCGGGCCATTGCGGATGTGCACGACTACATTCCGGGACCGGACATGGGCACTAACGAAGTTTCCATGGCCCAGGTGAAAAGCGTGATCGGTCGCGCGGTGGGACTGCCGCGGGAGATCGGTGGAATTCCGCTCGATGAGATCGGGGCAACGGGTCTCGGCCTGGCTGCCGCGGTGGAGGCGGCGCGGCCATTCTGTGATCTGGATATGGCTGGAGCCCGGGTGGTGGTGCAGGGGTTCGGCTCGGTCGGTCAGCACGCGGCGCGTTTTCTGCAGCACAGCGGCGCACGCCTTGTGGCTGTGTCAGACAGCGGTGGTGCGCGGATCTGTGAAACCGGCTTCGATATCGAGAAGCTGATTGAACTCAAAGTGGCCGGAAAGTCGGTGGCGAGCAGCGACCAGGGCAGCACGCTGGCAGCGGACGAGCTGCTTGCGGTTCCCTGCGAGATCTGGATTCCCGCCGCGCGGCCGGATGTGATCACTGAAGAGAACGCCGCACGAATCGATGCAAAGATCGTTGCGCAAGGTGCAAACATACCCGCCACCGAAGGTGCCGAAAAGATACTCGCCGAGCGTGGGATACTGGTGTTACCCGACTTCGTTGCGAACGCCGGTGGTGTGATATGCGCAGCGGTGGAGTATCACGGTGGCAGCGAAGCCCAGGCTCTGGAGACGATCAGACAGCGGATCGGCACCAACACCACACAGATACTGAAACGGATGGCTGAGCAGGGCGGTCTGCCGCGTGAAGCGGCTCTGGCAATCGCCCGGGAGCGGGTGCTGCGGGCGATGTCGTTCCGAACCTGA
- the pdhA gene encoding pyruvate dehydrogenase (acetyl-transferring) E1 component subunit alpha, giving the protein MTAAGPEVRHTAFLDRDGRPLQDLPEKLSRPEILHGLYGDMVRARVFDAKAIELHRTGRLGTYASLLGQEAIGVGVGHAMSSEDVLLPSFREHAVQLKRGVSLTELFLYWGGDERGSDFAVPREDFPVSITVGGHAPHAAGVALAFKLRGEPRVAVCMFGDGATSKGDFYEAMNVAALWDLPLVFVVSNNQWAISTPRREQTAAASLAQKSIAAGFEGEQVDGNDVIAVASVMAGALADARLGSGPRLIECLTYRLGDHTTVDDARRYRSDAEVEEWREQDPIRRLRSYLTAQGEWSEGQEAELIARCEAEVDRAAEDYLATPPQAPESMFDSLYAELPVPLRAQREALLAAGGGSD; this is encoded by the coding sequence ATGACAGCGGCTGGGCCAGAGGTCCGGCACACGGCCTTTCTCGATCGCGATGGCCGGCCGCTCCAGGATCTGCCTGAAAAGCTGTCCAGACCCGAGATACTGCATGGCCTCTACGGCGACATGGTGCGAGCCCGGGTTTTTGACGCAAAAGCCATCGAGCTGCATCGCACCGGCCGACTGGGTACCTACGCTTCGCTGCTGGGCCAGGAAGCCATCGGGGTCGGTGTTGGTCATGCCATGTCCAGTGAAGATGTGCTCCTGCCTTCCTTCCGTGAGCACGCGGTTCAACTCAAACGCGGCGTGTCACTGACGGAGCTGTTTCTTTACTGGGGTGGCGACGAGCGCGGATCCGACTTTGCGGTTCCGCGAGAGGATTTTCCGGTGAGCATCACCGTGGGTGGACATGCTCCCCACGCGGCAGGAGTGGCTCTGGCCTTCAAGTTGCGCGGCGAACCTCGGGTTGCGGTTTGCATGTTCGGCGACGGCGCTACATCCAAAGGTGACTTCTATGAAGCAATGAATGTCGCCGCGCTCTGGGATCTGCCGCTGGTATTTGTCGTCAGTAACAACCAGTGGGCGATCTCCACCCCGCGGCGTGAACAGACTGCCGCAGCCAGTCTTGCGCAGAAGTCCATCGCGGCCGGATTCGAGGGTGAACAGGTGGATGGCAACGATGTCATCGCCGTGGCCAGTGTGATGGCAGGCGCGCTGGCTGACGCACGGCTTGGTTCGGGCCCCCGGCTGATCGAGTGCCTCACTTATCGGCTCGGCGACCACACTACGGTGGATGATGCCCGTCGCTACAGAAGCGATGCGGAAGTTGAAGAGTGGCGGGAACAGGATCCGATCCGCAGATTGCGCAGTTATCTCACCGCGCAGGGCGAGTGGAGTGAGGGTCAGGAAGCCGAACTGATCGCGCGTTGCGAAGCTGAAGTCGATCGTGCAGCCGAGGATTATCTCGCGACGCCACCCCAGGCGCCCGAGTCCATGTTCGACTCTCTGTACGCGGAACTGCCGGTACCGCTGCGCGCACAGCGCGAAGCACTGCTGGCGGCCGGGGGCGGCAGTGACTGA
- a CDS encoding alpha-ketoacid dehydrogenase subunit beta: MTEHSLLAAVNLAMKRAMTEDERVLLLGEDVGVIGGVFRATEGLLQSFGPRRVFDTPLAETLIAGMAVGLAVQGFRPVAEIQFMGFIYSTLDQMINHAGRMRSRTRGRLSCPMVLRAAYGGGVHAPEHHSESTEALFAHIPGLRVVIPSSPKAAYGLLLAAIRDPDPVVFLEPKRLYRTAKESFEDDGVAMPLDVCRVLRAGSHATLISWGAMLKETLAAADELSQEGIEAEVIDLCTLKPLDGDTILESVSRTGHAVIVHEAARTGGFGAEVAALIADAGVFDLEGSVTRVTGYDTVMPLSRLEHYYLPDAARIVAAVRASLDEG, translated from the coding sequence GTGACTGAGCACAGTCTGCTTGCTGCGGTGAATCTGGCCATGAAGCGGGCCATGACGGAAGACGAGCGGGTACTGCTGCTGGGCGAAGATGTGGGTGTCATAGGCGGGGTGTTTCGGGCAACCGAAGGCCTGCTGCAGAGTTTCGGGCCCCGGCGGGTTTTCGACACACCGCTGGCCGAGACCCTCATTGCCGGTATGGCGGTCGGGCTGGCCGTGCAGGGCTTTCGGCCCGTCGCTGAGATCCAGTTCATGGGTTTCATCTATTCGACGCTGGATCAGATGATCAATCACGCGGGTCGAATGCGCAGCCGCACCCGCGGACGTCTGTCCTGTCCCATGGTGCTGCGCGCGGCCTATGGCGGCGGGGTACATGCGCCGGAACATCATTCGGAAAGCACGGAAGCCCTGTTTGCGCACATTCCCGGGCTGCGTGTTGTGATCCCGTCGTCGCCGAAGGCGGCTTATGGGTTGCTGCTGGCCGCGATTCGGGATCCGGATCCGGTGGTGTTTCTCGAACCGAAACGCCTGTATCGGACCGCGAAGGAATCTTTCGAAGATGACGGTGTTGCGATGCCCCTGGACGTCTGCCGGGTATTGCGTGCAGGCAGCCATGCAACCCTGATCTCCTGGGGTGCGATGCTGAAAGAAACCCTCGCGGCTGCTGATGAACTTTCCCAGGAAGGCATAGAAGCCGAGGTCATTGACCTGTGCACCCTGAAACCCCTCGACGGTGACACAATCCTCGAGTCTGTCAGCCGCACCGGCCATGCGGTGATCGTGCATGAGGCCGCGCGCACTGGCGGATTCGGTGCGGAGGTGGCGGCGCTCATCGCAGATGCGGGTGTGTTTGATCTCGAAGGATCGGTGACCCGGGTTACCGGTTACGACACGGTGATGCCGCTGTCGCGTCTGGAACACTACTACCTGCCGGATGCCGCGCGCATCGTCGCCGCAGTGCGCGCCAGTCTGGACGAGGGCTGA